One Dermatophagoides farinae isolate YC_2012a chromosome 1, ASM2471394v1, whole genome shotgun sequence genomic region harbors:
- the LOC124492120 gene encoding retinoblastoma-like protein 1, with the protein MDSDDQYDEEELHSFLLTEIRSGLNLDNETLEESWKSFRSISVKYILEGDKMDWLACALYISCRKCTTQTGRGQTRIEGNMVSLTRILRTCNISLVRFFNKIKNWIDMAGSSVDLRKKIDQIEKNFNVTSVIYKKYKPIFEEVFKCPVPPCRFSPKNRKIRKQPLNSMDIFTFCWTLFVFVKSRFAKIGDDLVNSYHLLLVCVDYCFSSVLSFDNYRDIVNTNFYDKLTKELKNDLRSLNNDERVSIIDTLCEKFNGIPVEVKHIRQHWFKSLLNRLSDNNNLRKRTNGIIDNDAIDFNFKYIKKEYEDFVLTIGDFDECIFLNEEASKELGTAELQSQFDIEEKLFQQQVSYDTSKDTLVPATPLSSRQYLASRTPVNNILTPISSATTSISRLHSILQNHKNEPSRDLQRIFEMCDKDPQTKIKDIIKKMGNVFADAYAESNQDQSIIRSNEEFQCIMTSGREFANKRRVFAETFFYFIFEKILKGELSKRIPQSNITQSLSKMVSSELLIRSLYACSLEIILFSYNICNRVFPWILQIYDDHPQLKIPPFFFYKVIEPIIREEQGLSRDIVKHLNTIEEKILDCLAWTKDSPLWILLSKTPSPTYAEVSLDLFNQDGGENTAPFMKSPVIRSDSNNLMNAVYTGFSESNVKRQLFTNGNADASKSISPQTQICHDVSVIRSAKSISQTNTPVKQEIDENLVPSPKSSILSTPVNKNQRNSQIALFFRKVYSLASHRFHDLYKRLQITSDDVKCKIWTCFENAIQAHTYLMCEHHLDQIIMCCIYALSRININGDRSIQFGNIINEYRFQPQGSSIIYRNVLLSVLKKPDANSEQQQSETAASSSPETNGKFGSVIDFYNKIFLPNLTLTYILQFSSEEKNLNVKLSPMPRDKFASSNIQSPLRCVPNYPVFVSPLRKSKCASPSKNITYRFQNNLTTSKDLEQINNMMKSSTAAAAAAAHNPHISSLTLPSSNFGNHNSHHRNIKASIATAMISMSSLGGGAKRSVSKRILQDDNENGDSLGASPKKVPRRINLKIREIFSERRIMSASSSANASTSVSGDESNDSIQFNNTSANGNVNILASKMEISNKVDGRHHQESSHSTFESDDHTAISQIDPSMVQPAQKQQPILQPVVAQIIQQQSNGDIGSTASTATIVHHQNVIVPVTTITSNLIRAD; encoded by the exons ATGGATTCGGATGACCaatatgatgaagaagaattaCATTCCTTCTTGTTGACCGAGATACGTTCTGGTTTAAATTTGGACAATGAAACATTGGAAGAATCATGGAAGTCTTTCCGTTCAATTAGTGTCAAATACATTCTTGAA GGGGATAAAATGGATTGGCTTGCATGTGCATTGTACATTTCATGTCGGAAATGCACAACACAAACGGGTCGTGGACAGACTCGTATCGAAGGCAATATGGTCTCTTTGACTCGAATTCTTCGTACCTGTAACATCAG TCTTGTACggtttttcaataaaattaaaaattggaTCGATATGGCTGGTTCTTCCGTTGatttaagaaaaaagattgatcaaattgagaaaaattttaatgtcACTTCAgttatatacaaaaaatatAAGCCGATATTTGAGGAAGTGTTCAAATGTCCTGTGCCTCCGTGTAGATTCAGCCCGAAAAATCGTAAAAT tCGCAAGCAACCATTGAATTCTATGGATATTTTTACGTTTTGTTGGACATTGTTCGTTTTTGTCAAATCTCGTTTTGCCAAAATCGGAGATGATTTGGTAAACTCTTATCATTTACTACTCGTTTGTGTCGactattgtttttcatcggTACTTTCATTCGACAATTATCGTGATATTGTCAACACAAATTTTTATG ATAAGCTAACAAAAGAGTTGAAAAATGATCTCCGATCATTGAACAACGATGAACGGGTTTCCATTATCGATACTCtttgtgaaaaattcaatggcaTCCCTGTCGAAGTTAAGCATATTCGGCAACATTGGTTCAAATCTTTGCTAAATAGATTGagtgacaacaacaatcttcGTAAACGAACCAATGGTATTATTGACAACGATgccattgattttaattt CAAATACATTAAAAAAGAATACGAAGATTTCGTCTTGACCATTGGCGATTTCGATGAATGTATCTTTCTTAATGAAGAGGCCAGCAAAGAACTTGGAACAGCAGAACTTCAATCGCAGTTTgatattgaagaaaaattatttcagcAACAAGTATCGTATGATACTTCCAAAGATACATTGGTTCCGGCAACACCGTTAAGCTCCAGACAATATCTTGCCTCAAGAACACCTGTCAACAATATATTGACCCCGATTTCCtcagcaacaacatcaatcaGTCGGTTGCATTCGATATTACAGAATCATAAAAATGAACCGAGCAGAGATTTGCAACGAATCTTTGAAATGTGTGACAAAGATCCTCAGACGAAAATCAAGGacattattaaaaaaatgggCAATGTATTTGCTGATGCTTATGCCGAGAGTAATCaagatcaatcaataattcggtcaaatgaagaatttcaatGCATTATGACGTCTGGACGAGAATTTGCCAACAAACGTCGTGTTTTTgctgaaacatttttttattttatatttgaaaaaattttaaaaggTGAATTATCGAAACGAATACCTCAATCGAATATAACGCAATCATTGTCAAAAATGGTCTCGTCTGAATTATTGATTCGTTCTTTGTACGCTTGTTCATTGGagataattcttttttcttataaTATATGCAACCGCGTGTTTCCATGGATTTTACAGATTTATGATGACCATCCACAGCTCAAGATTCCACCCTTTTTCTTCTATAAAGTTATCGAGCCAATCATCCGAGAAGAACAAGGACTATCGCGTGACATTGTCAAACATTTGAATacgattgaagaaaaaattctcgaTTGTCTTGCATGGACAAAGGATTCTCCATTATGGATTTTGCTGTCGAAAACTCCTTCGCCTACTTATGCCGAAGTTTCATTGGATTTGTTCAACCAAGATGGTGGTGAAAACACTGCACCATTTATGAAATCGCCGGTTATTCGTTCTGATTCGAACAATTTGATGAACGCTGTTTATACTGGTTTTTCTGAAAGTAATGTCAAACGGCAATTGTTCACCAACGGCAATGCCGATGCTTCAAAGAGTATATCGCCACAGACTCAAATATGTCACGATGTATCGGTCATACGTTCGGCCAAATCTATTAGTCAGACAAATACGCCGGTCAAGCAAGAAATCGATGAGAACCTAGTTCCTAGCCCAAAGTCTTCAATATTGTCCACACCagtcaacaaaaatcaacgaaACTCTCAAATTGCACTCTTTTTCCGTAAAGTATATTCATTAGCATCACATCGATTTCATGACCTATATAAAAGATTACAAATAACATCTGATGATGTTAAATGCAAAATATGGACTTGTTTCGAGAATGCTATACAAGCACATACTTATCTAATGTGTGAGCATCATCTGGATCAGATAATAATGTGTTGCATCTATGCTCTGTCACGAATCAATATAAACGGCGATCGTAGCATTCAATTCGGAaatattataaatgaatatcGATTTCAACCACAAGGTTCGAGTATCATATATCGAAATGTTTTGCTATctgttttgaaaaaacctGATGCCAACAGTGAGCAACAGCAATCGGAAACGGCTGCTTCCAGTTCACCTGAAACGAATGGAAAATTTGGTTCTGTAATCGACttttataataaaatatttttaccCAATCTTACATTAACATACATATTACAATTCTCTTCTGAGGAAAAG aaTCTGAATGTCAAATTATCCCCAATGCCTAGAGATAAATTTGCATCGTCCAATATTCAATCACCATTGCGTTGCGTTCCAAATTATCCGGTTTTTGTATCACCATTACGTAAATCTAAATGTGCATCACCTAGCAAAAATATTACCTATCGTTTCCAGAATAATTTGACTACAAGTAAAGATTTGGAACAGATTaacaatatgatgaaatcaagcactgctgctgctgctgctgctgctcaTAATCCTCATATATCCTCATTGACGTTGCCGAGTAGTAACTTTGGTAATCATAATAGCCATCATCGTAACATAAAAGCATCGATTGCAACAGCCATGATTTCTATGTCTTCGCTGGGTGGTGGTGCCAAACGAAGTGTTTCGAAACGAATTTTacaagatgataatgaaaacgGTGATAGTCTGGGTGCATCTCCCAAAAAAGTGCCCCGTAGGATCAATCTTAAGATtcgtgaaattttttctgaacGGCGAATAATGAGTGCATCTTCATCTGCCAATGCAAGCACTAGTGTTAGTGGCGATGAATCCaacgattcgattcaattcaataatacaAGCGCTAATGGTAATGTGAACATTTTGGCCAGTAAGATGGAAATCAGTAATAAAGTAGATGGTCGTCACCATCAAGAATCGTCACATTCTACATTTGAAAGTGATGATCACACAGCAATCTCCCAAATCGATCCATCAATGGTTCAGCCGgctcaaaaacaacagccaaTTTTACAACCGGTTGTCGCACAAATTATTCAACAGCAATCAAATGGCGATATTGGATCGACAGCTTCAACCGCTActattgttcatcatcaaaatgttaTCGTGCCAGTAACGACCATTACCAGCAATCTAATCCGAGCTGATTAG
- the Ctr9 gene encoding RNA polymerase-associated protein Ctr9 codes for MARHTIEIPLKESADEVIELDLDNLPDTKEVLQILQSESPPLNIWIQLALAYYKEKKEDDFVQILEYSRTEASLSYKDYERDQMKALDTLAAYYVAKGNKEKNRDRKRELYTKATVLYTNADKIVMYDPNHLVGRAHFCLAEAEKIDQADAQFTFVLNQYPNNIPSLLGKACINFNKKDYKTALTFYRKCLRVKPDCPANIRLGIGHCFYKLNQMEKAKLAFERALQLNPQCVGALVALAIMELNKKTPDSIRNGVQMLSKAYSIDQTHPMVLNHLADHFFFKKDYAKVQHLALHAFYNTENEPMRAESCYQLARKFHIQGDYDQGFQYYYQATQFASPSFVLPFYGLGQMYIYRGDFDNAASCFDKVLKYFPNNYETMKILGSLYSQSVDGEKRDKAREFLKKVIDQHPEDVEAWIELAQLLEQSDLQGALNCYQNAIKIFREIADHNDNNLEIPAEIYNNVAALYFRLGNYKQSADYYKSALKRCQEELQIEEHYLKLIQVTINYNLGRLYEAIHEYNKAEQIYKDILREHPNYVDCYLRLGCMARDLGQIYEASDWFKEALQVEKDHPDAWSLIGNLHLAKQEYGPGQKKFERILNQESTNQDTYSIVALGNVWLQTLYQPTKDKEKERRHQDRAIQMYRQALKIDPKNIYAANGIGCVLAHKGYTNEARDVFSQVRESTADFPDVWINIAHIYVELKQYVSAIQMYENCHKRFFQSTNVDIMLYIARAYYKWGKMRQCKNILLKIRRVLPNDTLILFNLALVLQKLAASVLEDTKSSLRTVLLAVQELGLAFKYFTYLKTNGDKSKFDLAWCAIEEQRCQDLLKQAQYHVMRARTMDEQEQEIRRKQEMEREELRKKLMEEQRVREEEKIKQAQELIQKRQEYVEKTKNILLFQDVPEEKPKKARGRKSMANDEDGFVTDSSSNIENRPDKSTKKKRTVSDGDKERRRRKRKRTTSGGDTDSDGAGEDNDEERARRREERKRARKESNKKRHAIKARQQVEKEIPGKFKSKAFINSSDSSSSDEPEPNDEPNAGTISKNMFDSDSDEDVVGKARASSDDNQSPIYSNEDNDDEIVKQSKNKRKRIKNDSSSDSNVNDNDDSESNEEPETKKKKIPSDDEDEEENNIRQTTHKKSFEDDNDSDESGSKNRGSDSEVERSPMTRSSDEDAENDNDHANDIDDDSD; via the exons ATGGCTCGTCATACAATCGAAATTCCATTGAAAGAATCAGCCGATGAAGTCATTGAGCTTGATTTAGATAATCTGCCCGATACAAAAGAAGTACTGCAAATTCTTCAATCCGAATCACCACCTTTAAACATCTGGATTCAATTGGCACTTGCTTATTATAAggagaaaaaagaagacgATTTTGTCCAGATACTTGAATATTCTCGTACGGAAGCGTCGCTAAGCTATAAAGATTATGAACGTGATCAGATGAAAGCGTTAGATACTTTGGCTGCCTATTATGTGGCCAAAGGtaataaagaaaagaatcgTGATAGAAAACGAGAACTTTATACAAAAGCAACGGTATTGTATACAAATGCTGACAAGATTGTTATGTATGATCCAAATCATTTGGTTGGCCGTGCCCATTTCTGTTTAGCCGAAGCTGAAAAGATCGATCAAGCTGATGCACAATTCACATTCGTTTTAAATCAATATCCCAACAATATACCGTCATTGTTAGGCAAAGCCTGtattaatttcaacaaaaaagacTACAAAACAGCTTTGACTTTTTATCGCAAATGTTTACGAGTGAAACCGGATTGCCCGGCAAATATTCGTCTTGGAATCGGGCATTGTTTCTATAAATTAAACCAAATGGAAAAAGCTAAATTGGCATTCGAACGTGCCCTTCAATTGAATCCTCAATGTGTTGGCGCATTGGTTGCATTGGCAATAATGGAACTGAACAAAAAGACACCAGATTCCATACGAAATGGTGTACAAATGTTATCGAAAGCttattcaattgatcaaacTCATCCAATGgtattgaatcatttggCAGATCATTTCTTCTTTAAAAAAGATTATGCCAAAGTTCAACATTTAGCATTACATGCATTCTATAATACGGAAAATGAGCCTATGCGTGCTGAAAGTTGTTATCAATTAGCTCGAAAATTTCATATCCAAGGTGATTATGATCAAGGATTTCAGTACTATTATCAAGCTACACAATTtgcatcaccatcattcgTTCTTCCATTTTATGGCCTCGGACAGATGTACATTTATCGTGGTGATTTCGATAATGCAGCATCTTGTTTTGATAAagttttgaaatattttcccAACAATTATGAAACGATGAAAATTCTCGGCTCACTTTATTCACAATCGGTTGATGGAGAAAAACGAGATAAAGCTCGTGAATTTCTGAAAAAAGTTATTGATCAACATCCAGAAGATGTGGAAGCTTGGATTGAATTAGCACAATTGCTTGAACAATCAGATCTACAAG GAGCATTAAATTGCTATCAGAATGCGATCAAAATATTTCGAGAGATTGccgatcataatgataataatttggaGATACCTGCCGAAATTTACAACAATGTTGCCGCATTATATTTTCGTCTGGGAAATTATAAACAATCTgctgattattataaaagtGCCCTGAAACGATGTCAAGAAGAATTGCAAATCGAAGAACATTATCTTAAATTAATTCAAGTGACAATCAATTATAATCTCGGTCGATTATATGAAGCAATTCATGAGTATAACAAAGCTGAACAAATCTATAAGGATATACTACGTGAACATCCTAATTATGTTGATTGTTACCTGCGATTAGGCTGTATGGCTAGAGATTTAGGTCAAATCTATGAAGCTAGTGATTGGTTTAAAGAAGCGTTGCAAGTGGAAAAAGATCATCCGGATGCCTGGTCATTGATTGGCAATCTTCATCTAGCCAAACAAGAATATGGTCCTGgtcagaaaaaatttgaacgtATTCTGAATCAAGAATCTACCAATCAAGACACATATTCAATCGTTGCACTTGGTAATGTTTGGTTGCAAACCTTATATCAGCCGACTAAAGATAAGGAAAAAGAACGACGTCATCAGGATCGTGCCATTCAGATGTATAGACAagcattgaaaattgatccaaaaaatatttacgCAGCCAACGGTATTGGTTGTGTTTTAGCACATAAAGGTTATACCAATGAAGCTAGAGACGTATTCTCACAAGTTCGTGAATCGACAGCCGATTTTCCCGATGTTTGGATTAATATTGCACACATTTATGTTGAATTAAAACAATATGTGAGCGCAATTCAAATGTATGAAAATTGTCATAAACGATTTTTCCAGAGTACAAATGTCGATATTATGTTGTACATTGCACGTGCCTATTACAAATGGGGTAAAATGCGTCAatgtaaaaatattttgttgaaaattcgTCGTGTATTGCCAAACGATACGTTGATTCTGTTCAACTTGGCATTGGTCTTACAAAAATTGGCTGCTTCAGTTCTGGAAGATACAAAAAGTTCATTACGTACCGTTTTACTTGCAGTCCAAGAATTAGGACTTgcatttaaatattttacaTATTTAAAAACTAATGGCGATAAAAGTAAATTCGATTTGGCATGGTGTGCTATCGAAGAACAACGATGTCAAGATTTGTTAAAACAAGCACAATATCATGTAATGAGAGCCAGAACAATGGATGAACAAGAACAAGAGATTCGCCGTAAGCAGGAAATGGAACGTGAAGAATTACGAAAGAAACTAATGGAAGAACAACGAGTTCGTGAAGAAGAGAAGATTAAACAAGCACAGGAATTAATTCAGAAACGGCAGGAATATGtggaaaaaacgaaaaatataTTACTTTTCCAGGATGTTCCCGAAGAGAAACCGAAAAAGGCTCGTGGTCGTAAATCTATGgctaatgatgaagatggatTCGTCACTGATTCATCAAGTAATATCGAAAATCGTCCGGATAAGtcgacaaagaaaaaacgaacCGTTTCGGATGGTGATAAAGAAAGGCGACGccgaaagagaaaaagaacaaCTAGTGGTGGTGATACCGATTCGGATGGTGCTGgtgaagataatgatgaagaacgAGCTCGAAGACGTGAAGAACGAAAACGAGCTCGaaaagaatcgaataaaaaacggCATGCTATTAAAGCTCGACAACAagttgaaaaagaaataccaggtaaatttaaatcaaaagctttcatcaattcatcagACTCATCATCAAGCGATGAACCAGAACCGAATGATGAGCCAAACGCTGGAACAATATCTAAAAACATGTTCGACAGTGACAGTGACGAAGATGTGGTTGGAAAAGCAAGAGCTTCaagtgatgataatcaatcacctatctattcaaatgaagataatgatgatgaaattgtcaaacaatcgaaaaataaacgaaaacgtatcaaaaatgattcatcatcagattcgaatgttaatgataatgatgattcggaAAGCAATGAAGAGCctgaaacaaagaaaaagaaaatcccatctgatgatgaagacgaagaagaaaataatatTCGCCAAACTACACATAAAAAATCGTTTgaggatgataatgattcggATGAATCGGGCTCGAAAAATAGAGGTTCCGATTCAGAAGTGGAAAGAAGTCCAATGACTCGTTCAAGTGATGAAGATGCGGAGAATGATAACGATCATgctaatgatattgatgatgatagcgaCTGA
- the Sec13 gene encoding nuclear pore and COPII coat complex component secretory 13, whose product MNTFNKEDAKMVTLQTQVDTSHEDMIHDAQMDYYGTRLATCSSDKNVKIFEISNSQHKLLAKLSGHEGPVWQLAWAHPTFENLLASCSYDKKVIIWKETSTNQWEKLYESNNHDSSVNSVCWAPHELGLILAAGSSDGSISVLSCNIDSNVWDVKKIQNAHSIGCNSVSWGPVFPPTNFSYTPQKRIVSGGCDNLVKIWLYSESEDKWIEEQKLEAHSDWVRDVAWAPSTGLPKTLIASCSQDRRVIIWTKSLATANQESSSSGWSYNILNTFDDVVWHVSWSIMGNILAVSGGDNKVSLWKETPDGRWICISGLSQTNK is encoded by the coding sequence ATGAATACGTTTAACAAAGAGGATGCTAAAATGGTCACCCTACAGACACAAGTGGATACTTCACATGAAGATATGATTCATGATGCACAGATGGATTATTATGGCACGCGATTGGCCACATGTTCATCGgataaaaatgtcaaaatatttgaaatatcCAATAGTCAACATAAACTATTGGCCAAATTAAGCGGACATGAAGGTCCCGTATGGCAATTGGCTTGGGCTCATccaacatttgaaaatttacttGCTTCATGTTCTTATGATAAAAAAGTCATCATTTGGAAGGAGACTTCAACGAATCAGTGGGAAAAGTTATAcgaatcaaataatcatgattCAAGCGTTAATTCTGTTTGTTGGGCGCCTCATGAACTTGGATTGATATTGGCTGCCGGATCTTCGGATGGTTCAATATCGGTTCTTAGCTGCAACATTGACAGCAATGTTTgggatgtgaaaaaaattcaaaacgcTCATTCAATTGGGTGCAATTCCGTAAGTTGGGGACCAGTTTTTCCGCCTACAAATTTTTCCTATACACCACAAAAACGTATAGTCAGTGGTGGTTGCGATAATTTGGTTAAAATATGGCTATATAGTGAATCGGAAGATAAATGGATCgaagaacaaaaattggAAGCACATTCAGATTGGGTTCGTGATGTTGCATGGGCTCCATCCACCGGTTTACCGAAAACATTAATTGCTAGTTGTTCTCAGGATCGTCGTGTAATTATATGGACAAAATCATTAGCTACAGCCAATCAAGAATCATCAAGTTCTGGCTGGTCATATAACATATTGAATacattcgatgatgttgtATGGCATGTATCATGGTCTATCATGGGTAACATTCTGGCCGTTTCAGGAGGCGATAATAAAGTTAGCCTATGGAAAGAGACACCGGATGGCAGATGGATATGTATTAGTGGTCtatcacaaacaaacaaatga
- the Suv3 gene encoding suv3 RNA helicase, protein MRISLRCYLRSIPQCRIVTTNTPAILSRMVNIRIIDRPPHISLFNNNQISIRFCSSSSSSSSSLPSPNDNEIKDKNIDTLVQPGQDHSTQFSDEWGDIGEEITGRKLLKEEIIPLLNKFLQRPTVRQLAAENGLKPKLLIEAFSSFRKKILDSKILDPEIHILLSDILQGKGHVDDLFPSFIKHAKTIYPHIDCLDDLKKISDLRLPPNWYPEARTINRKFYFHCGPTNSGKTYSALNRFLESKSGIYCGPLKMLAVEVFQKANNAGVACDLITGEERRFSDENQSPSAHVSCTVEMSSVNQMYEVAIIDEIQMVRDPERGWAWTRALLGIAAEEIHLCGEKAALNLIIEILSTTGEVVQINEYKRLTELNVEDNALESLENVQPGDCIVCFSKRDIYNVSLKLERMGHNVATIYGTLPPATKLLQCSKYNNPNDPCNILVATDAIGMGLNLSIRRIIFYSLIKPTFNSKNEKTLDVIPVSQALQIAGRAGRYNTQYHQGYVTTYKPEDLPILKEVLASPIEDIEAAGLHPTLDQIEMFSFLLPNASLTNLLDIFVSLCQLNPYYFMCNIESIKFLAGILEHISLPLRARYVFCCAPVDNKSNFVCAMFLKYARQYSNNQPMTANWLCQTLKFPFRRPINMAELDHLLSVYDCLDLYLWLSYRFPDVFFDQESVRDIQRKLDEIILDGVLNITKLLRASGGGGGEHHKGQRMYNPQARFKQINMLLSNNDNSSTSNNNNNNTLNYKISSKIHHH, encoded by the coding sequence ATGCGTATTTCTCTGCGATGTTATCTACGTAGTATACCACAATGTCGGATTGTAACGACAAACACTCCTGCCATACTATCACGTATGGTCAATATTCGAATAATTGACAGACCACCTCACATATCgttgttcaataataatcaaataagTATCcgattttgttcatcatcatcatcatcgtcatcatcattgccatcgcctaatgacaatgaaataaaagacaaaaacattgacaCATTGGTACAGCCTGGACAAGATCATTCTACACAGTTTTCCGATGAATGGGGTGATATTGGTGAAGAGATAACCGGACGAAAATTGttaaaagaagaaattatacccttattgaataaatttcttcAAAGGCCAACTGTTAGACAATTGGCAGCTGAAAATGGACTCAAACCTAAATTACTGATAGAAGCATTTTCAagttttcgaaaaaaaattcttgattctaaaattcttgatccagaaattcatattttattGAGTGATATTCTACAAGGTAAAGGACACGTAGATGATCTATTCCCATCATTTATCAAACATGCTAAAACCATATATCCTCACATTGATTGTCTGGATGATTTAAAGAAAATCAGTGACCTTCGTTTGCCGCCAAATTGGTATCCAGAAGCACGGACaataaatcgaaaattttattttcattgtggTCCGACTAACAGTGGCAAAACTTATAGTGCTTTGAATCGTTTTTTAGAATCTAAATCCGGTATCTACTGTGGTCCACTCAAGATGCTTGCCGTCGAAGTTTTTCAAAAAGCCAATAATGCAGGTGTAGCATGTGATCTAATTACGGGTGAAGAACGTCGATTTTCCGATGAAAATCAGTCACCTTCTGCTCATGTTTCCTGTACTGTTGAAATGTCATCTGTAAATCAAATGTACGAAGTagcaatcattgatgaaattcaaatggtTCGTGATCCTGAACGTGGTTGGGCTTGGACACGTGCTCTTCTTGGGATTGCTGCAGAAGAGATTCATCTTTGTGGTGAAAAAGCTGCCCTTAATCTTATCATCGAAATTCTATCAACCACCGGTGAAGTTGTtcaaattaatgaatataaaCGTCTTACCGAATTAAATGTCGAAGATAATGCTCTGGAATCGTTGGAAAATGTTCAACCTGGTGATTGTATAGTTTGTTTCAGCAAGCGAGACATTTATAATGTTAGCCTTAAGCTAGAAAGAATGGGTCACAATGTGGCTACTATCTATGGAACATTACCACCAGCCACCAAGTTATTGCAATGTagtaaatataataatccaAATGATCCATGCAATATACTCGTTGCTACCGATGCTATCGGTATGGGATTAAATCTTTCAATTCGACGAATTATTTTCTATTCGTTGATCAAACCAACATTTAAtagtaaaaatgaaaaaacattggatGTTATACCGGTTAGTCAGGCGTTACAAATTGCCGGTAGAGCCGGTCGATACAACACTCAATACCATCAAGGCTATGTTACGACATACAAACCGGAAGATCTACCGATTCTCAAAGAAGTTTTAGCCTCACCGATTGAAGATATTGAAGCTGCTGGCCTACATCCAACATTAGATCAGATCGAAATGTTCTCTTTTCTATTACCAAATGCGAGCCTAACGAATTTGTTGGACATTTTTGTTAGTCTATGTCAATTGAATCCCTATTATTTTATGTGTAatatcgaatcaatcaaatttctGGCCGGAATTCTCGAACACATTTCATTACCATTAAGAGCTCGTTATGTATTCTGTTGTGCACCGGTTGATAACAAATCGAATTTCGTATGCGCGATGTTTCTAAAATATGCACGTCAATATTCTAATAATCAACCAATGACTGCTAATTGGTTGTGTCAAACGctaaaatttccatttcgaCGACCGATCAATATGGCCGAATTAGATCATTTACTAAGCGTTTATGATTGTCTTGATCTATATCTATGGTTAAGCTATCGATTTCCGGATGTATTTTTTGATCAGGAATCCGTACGTGATATACAACGAAAATTGGATGAAATTATATTGGATGGTGTTTTGAATATAACGAAATTACTACGTGCatctggtggtggtggtggtgaacaTCATAAAGGTCAACGAATGTATAACCCACAAGCTcgattcaaacaaatcaatatgTTATTgtcgaataatgataattcatcgacttcgaataataataacaataatacgTTGAATTATAAGATATCGtcgaaaattcatcatcactaa
- the LOC142598196 gene encoding dihydrolipoyllysine-residue acetyltransferase component of pyruvate dehydrogenase complex, mitochondrial-like, with protein sequence MFRMTLMYNSKNLCRLKLLTRNRILVACWGINGYDTTIETTTSSSIRLINSYVNNNVDKRFIVPISNKRTFSSGNLPTHYKVALPALSPTMEMGTIVSWEKKEGDRLNEGDLLAEIETDKATMGFETPEEGYLAKILIPAGTKDIPIGKLLCIIVPEQSDIDAFVNYVPTESSTSEKTPKKTSEPPIFTEKKSN encoded by the exons atgtttcgTATGACATTGATGTATAATTCGAAAAATTTATGCCGTTTAAAGCTATTGACCAGGAATCGGATTCTTGTTGCTTGTTGGGGAATTAATGGATACGATACtacaattgaaacaacaacttcATCAAGTATACGTTTGATAAATTCAtatgtgaataataatgttgataaaaG ATTCATTGTTCCGATTTCAAATAAACGGACGTTTAGTTCTGGTAATTTACCAACTCATTATAAGGTTGCATTACCTGCGTTATCACCTACCATGGAAATGGGTACGATTGTTTCCTGGGAAAAGAAAGAAGGTGATCGTTTGAATGAAGGAGATTTATTAGCCGAAATCGAAACGGATAAAGCAACAATGGGTTTTGAAACACCAGAAGAAGGTTATCTagcaaaaattttaataCCGGCTGGTACAAAAGATATTCCCATTGGAAAA TTATTATGCATAATAGTTCCGGAGCAAAGCGATATTGACGCCTTTGTCAATTATGTGCCTACAGAATCATCTACCAGTGAAAAAACgccgaaaaaaacaagtgaaCCCCCGATTTTCACAGAAAAGAAA TCCAACTAA